TTAAACagaattatatatataaatgacAGTAAAGAAGCTAAATTAATGCACCTTGTAGATCTATTTGATAGATACTAACTTGATATCGAAAGTTAATTCAGAATTAGCAGGAAGACCTGGTAAAGCTTGACTACCGTAGCCCATCTTTGGTGGAATAACAACTCTTCTTTCACCACCAACAGCCATACCAGCGACACCTAAGTCGAAACCTTTGATACATTCACCTTTGCCTAAGCCAAACACGAAGGGCTTACCAGAGGTGTTCTTATCGAAAACTTtaccatttttcaatttaccGATGTATCTGATACCAACTTTGTTACCGGATTTGGCAGTTTGACCCTTACCAGTTTTTCTGTCTTCGGTGACAACACCACCTAATAAGGTCTTGGTTGGGAACTTCTTAGAGgcttcttccttctttggTTGTTCCTTCTTTGGTTGTTCCTTTTTTGGTTGTTCCTTCTTTGgttcttccttctttggttcttccttcttagccttttccttctttcCCTTCTTTTCGGtcttttcttcaactaAGGTAGAGCCAGTTGGGCCTTGTTCTAAGTCCTTGGTGAATTGAACAGACTTTTTGTCTTCCTTCTTGGCCTTCTTTGACTTCTTAGAAGTTGGAGCTTCTGGTTCTTCGGCGTTTCTCTTCTTGGAGCCTTGggcttcttcttcgactAATTCTTCGATTTTGTTTTCGATATCGGAAGCATCTTCCAAGTCATCTAAGTCGTATTCTTCACCACCAAtgatttcatcttcatctggAGTCAAGTTGTAGTCGTCTTCGCTGTCTTCATCGTATTCGTCTTCGGAATCTTCATCAGCTGGGTGTTCAACGTAGTTACCGGTCAAGTGAACAGGGTAAGAACCAGTAACAACAAAGTaaacttcttcatctgGGGTGATAGTAAGGTCAATGGTTTGTTGGAATTGAACCTTTGGAGATAAAGTACAAACGACAAATTCGGAAACATCTTCGtcgtcttcttcgtcaGAAGATCCGTCAATATCAagatcttcttcatcttcgtcttcttcttcttcttcgaccttcttcttgttttgcttcttcttgttctttgGCTtgacttcttcttcttcttcttcggaATCTAATTCGTCAGCTTCTTCAGCTTCGATgtctaataaatcatcatcaagaTCTTCGTCGTCAACGAATAAGTTAGATCTCTTCAATAATCTTAAGGTGGATGGTTCTGCTTTATCATCAACGGCTTCTGGGTCAACAGCAGCTAAGGTTAATCTGATGGTGACTGgatattcatcatcaatagcTTGAACCGGGTTGAATGGTTGAAGGGCTAAGTTATAGGTGGAAATTGGGATTAAACTAGacattattattctatCAATAAGTTATAACTAGTGTATTTGTTAGTATATATTGTAAACTAGGCTAGCcttatataaaataaaacGAGATGAGGTatagaaatttttttttcaaccaGTACTGCACGTGCGATGGACCTTAAGTACTAGTACTAGAGAATAATGTCTAACACGGCTACTACAACATGGCAATTAACGTTCAAAAACtgtattaaatatacaaatagaaaaatttaCACCACTATAACTTCATAACTATaacaattgatattaaaagtaattaaaattcaatttagaACTTTAATAAATGTGGTTTGTCACCGCTCTTTAAGGAGAAAGAAGCAGATAAGTATTGCTTTAATAATGGagttttcttgatttcaGATAATAAAGAGGCATCGACAGACTTTTGGTCAGCAACTCTTTCAGCCttgatttctttctttggtTGAGCTtcgttgaagaattcagCTTCAGACTTCTTGGATCTTGGAACCTTTTCTCTAGCAAAGTATTCAACGTTGAACTTGGAAACATCAACACCTTCAACGTTAACCTTGGTGGAGGTGGCAATGACGTAACGAGAGTTAACTCTTCTTAATGGAACACCGTTGACCTTGAATGGACCGGAAACCAATAAGGTGTTGTCTTCTAAGTTCTTTAAGTAAACAACTCTCTTACCTCTGAATCTACCGGCCAACAAAATCAAGACGGTACCTGGAACTAACGAGGCACGTAACTTTTGTGGACGAGAAGTCTTTCTGGTTTGTCTTGCGACTGGAGCGTCTTCAGATTGGTACCACTTTGGAGCCTATAATTAGTTAGTAAAATGCCCATATTTTTTGCACGTTTGAGTGTATGGTCTTCATGACGTATTCTTCGGTCTCTGGTAGTGCTGATATTATCCTTTCACCACTTATGTCCCGGTTCTACGATTATGAACCATTTTCAACGTTTGGTCATATTTTCTGTTATTCCGTTGGTGGGTGTCCTACTTCGTCTGTGTGATCTCATTCCTCTCACATCACATTTTCTGGTATATCCTCGTCGATAGACGTCTCGTTTGGCTATTTTTCcatcattgaaaaatttttcgGCCATCGATATTCGAACATCCCACTTGCCCAGACCCATATACATTCATGTTCCATCCACACACTGCATCGTGTATCCTTTAAATCACTTATAACATACAATTTGGCTCATTTTGATCTAGTTTTGGTGataattataaatcaatagTACTTTAAAATTTTAGGTGTTTTTTCTGAATAGCTATTTTTCACACTGGTAGCACTATGAGCCAACCTCGAACAAGATGACACAAAACAACTTTTTCGCTCACAAAATTTAGCAGGCTTCTATTACGTAAGTTTTTCGCAAATGCTTATAAATCAACCCTATCAAATGGCCCACCCATTGGATGAGTGCGTGCTTATACCAGCGTTCTGACGACTGGTATAGTATGTGCCATGTGACTTGTGGAAAAGCAGTCACACACCGCACCTGATGTTGGTGGATGGGTTTGGGGGATACTTATGGAGGCGGGGGAGGATGGCTGCAAAGCGATAGTCGTCCCGCATAAGGTATAAGGTTAATGTGAAACATAGCATGGTCGTAATGCAAGACGTGATATAACGTTGACAGTAAGACCGGTTGGTAGTAGTGATTTTCGGTTCAAAAAGCGCTCATCGGTCTGTCGGTTCTTCGAGGAAGATTCACCGGTTACGGTCTATagttaaataaaaatgtcaTATT
The nucleotide sequence above comes from Debaryomyces hansenii CBS767 chromosome A complete sequence. Encoded proteins:
- a CDS encoding DEHA2D09394p (similar to uniprot|P38911 Saccharomyces cerevisiae YML074C FPR3 Nucleolar peptidyl-prolyl cis-trans isomerase (PPIase)), which codes for MSSLIPISTYNLALQPFNPVQAIDDEYPVTIRLTLAAVDPEAVDDKAEPSTLRLLKRSNLFVDDEDLDDDLLDIEAEEADELDSEEEEEEVKPKNKKKQNKKKVEEEEEDEDEEDLDIDGSSDEEDDEDVSEFVVCTLSPKVQFQQTIDLTITPDEEVYFVVTGSYPVHLTGNYVEHPADEDSEDEYDEDSEDDYNLTPDEDEIIGGEEYDLDDLEDASDIENKIEELVEEEAQGSKKRNAEEPEAPTSKKSKKAKKEDKKSVQFTKDLEQGPTGSTLVEEKTEKKGKKEKAKKEEPKKEEPKKEQPKKEQPKKEQPKKEEASKKFPTKTLLGGVVTEDRKTGKGQTAKSGNKVGIRYIGKLKNGKVFDKNTSGKPFVFGLGKGECIKGFDLGVAGMAVGGERRVVIPPKMGYGSQALPGLPANSELTFDIKLVSIK
- a CDS encoding 60S ribosomal protein L6 (highly similar to uniprot|Q02326 Saccharomyces cerevisiae YML073C RPL6A N-terminally acetylated protein component of the large (60S) ribosomal subunit or uniprot|P05739 Saccharomyces cerevisiae YLR448W RPL6B Protein component of the large (60S) ribosomal subunit), with the protein product MSQIAPKWYQSEDAPVARQTRKTSRPQKLRASLVPGTVLILLAGRFRGKRVVYLKNLEDNTLLVSGPFKVNGVPLRRVNSRYVIATSTKVNVEGVDVSKFNVEYFAREKVPRSKKSEAEFFNEAQPKKEIKAERVADQKSVDASLLSEIKKTPLLKQYLSASFSLKSGDKPHLLKF